CCTCCATCTCTTCATCATCACTCTCCCACTCTCCTTCCTGCAGCCATTGTTCTAGTTCATCCAACTCCTCGTAGTCATGCATGTACGAACTGTCTATGTTGTTCCACGGATCAGTCCCTAGTTCCTCACCATGGCATGCCACATGCAAGAATGGCCTATTCCTAGCTAAAGCATCTACGATGTCTCTGTTTACACTCCCTGTCACACCTAGCCATCTTAATCTCGGAAAATACGGTTTCTTCAACCATCGGAATGAAAGTTGTGTAATGCCACCACAATTGTAAAGATCCAACAATCGCAAACTACTGCCATGTCCTCTATCGTCATCAGCCTGCATTGAGGCTAGTGCCATGATCGAAGTGTCACCTATGAGTGGACATTGTCGCATTCGGAGTTCTGAAATTGGAACCCGACTTTTTGCAAGAGCTAAAACTCCATTGTCGGAGAGATTAGGAAGATTAGATAGGTCCAGCTCTTGCAACTCCAGTTTAGAAGAGCCATCAAATAGAACAGAGATACATTTATCTGTAAGTTTCTTGCATCCCCTAACAGATAACGAAACCAATGAGCTAATAATGCCATGTCGCAAGTATGCTATTCCTACATCGGATATATCAGAATTATCCAACTGTAACATCTTCAATTCACAGAGAGAGCCAATTGCCGGAAGCGCTTCATCCCCAAGGTTTTTGCAGCCTCTCAAGTCAAGAACTTTGAGACGCGTGTTGTGGACCAAACTCTTGATGGCATTGTTGGTTAGAAGATTACACCATCTGAAGCTAACATGAGTCAAAGAGAGGGAAGTTGCAGCAATGTCGTGAAAAACCAGATCAGTCAACTGGGATCCATGGCAAACCTTAAGCTTGTACAGGCTTGAGCAAGAATGCAGAATTGTCTTAAACCCTGTATCTGTAACACGGCAAAAGCCACCAAGGCAAATGCTTTCCATGTTTGCACACTTGTCAGCCATAAGTAGGATCCCGAGATCATTAACCCGCTTAAAGTAAGTACTGAGGAACTCTTGGCTCCTCACAAGAGAAAGATGTTTTAATCTCCCACGCTGATTGATTTGTTGAAGACCGGAGTTGGTAAGATCAAATGTAACTCTTGGTTCAATGAGGGGTGCATCACGAAGTTCCAAGTGTGTCAATAACGTGAGACCTTTTGATATTGTACCAACCATTGTATCTGTAATGTAATCTACAGCAAGAGATAGTTTTTGGATGGCAGGCAATATCGATGGTCGAATTTGATTTGGGTACTGATGGGGTCCAACATTAGGGCTAAGCAGTTCAGTCACCATAACCGAAGAAATGTAGCCAATCTCAAGAGAAGTGAGCATTTTTGAAGCTAAAGCCCAAACCCGAGCAAAGTTATGACGAAGAAATAGTGACAAGTCAAACATCAAATTCAATTCCTGGCAGAGTAGAAACCAAGAAGGAATACATGTATGCAGTTAGAACATTCCAAAATGATACAGATCTAGCTTTTGCATGAAAAACATGCATCAAGTATACAGAAAATATAGATTGAAAATCTGCCAGTCTTCTGGGTAAATTTTTCATATGAAACACATAAAATTTGCTACAATGCCAATAAGCAACACATTATCAGAATGATCAATGAGAAAGCAAATGCACTCATTCAGATAAATTTAGGAACTaaatgaatatttaaaattatctatCAACATTCAAATATGGCATCCAGCAAGTAAAGCTTCACACATGTGATATAAGTTCATTTCACAGAAAGGCTAAATTGGCATTTCCATCTATTCAAACAGTAAATCTTGGCTGTTTCTCATGAAGCTTGATGATTCCATGTTGGTAGGCATTGAAGAAATTTCTTTCAAAAAAAGACACCTTGGTGAAATTTCACGCCCTGTTTGTATTTGTTGGGATATGGCTTGAAACTCAAATTCTTCCATGGTGTCCACCGTAACCTGACTTGGAAAGCGTTTGTTGGCTGGTTTAAGTTAGAGGATGGTTATTGGCGGTTGGTAGTTGGCAGATTGGGTTTTGGCAAGCAAGAAAGAGTGAACTTTGCACTAGAAAAGGAGAATCAGGTTTGTGCTAGGCAAAGGGAGTGAGAAGAGCAATAAAAGAAAGGGAATGGGAAGCTTAGAGATGTTCCAATTTCTTTTGGGTCTTAGGGTTTTGTCATGTACCCACCATCAAGATAATAGGAACGACATGGCTCCTGGATGAGTGATTTTGTTCGACGCTTATCTGTAACTAGTAAAGTATTTATTGAACAGACCAAGCATTTGTCACGCTCACTCATGGAAAAAGGCTAACCCCTGAAAGGAGCTTAAACTGACTTTCATATTCAGGCATACAACATCATCAAGGGAAGCATTAGTAGATGTCAAAAACTAGAAACTCTAGGTCTTATGAAACTCCTTCTCCCTTTGaacaatgaaataaaatataGGGGAGTAATCCAGTCTACAACTAAATCACTAACTGGTTCCATCTTTATGTTTAATGTATTAAGTACTAACAAATATTTCATTTAACCTTTTAGTAGTCTTTTACACTTTTTTCTCATCCAAAATCATTACTTTCACAGGCAAGCCTACAAGAAAATTACTAACTGATTCCATCTTTATGTTTCATGTATTAGCAAATATTTCCTTTAAACTTTCACTAATCTTTTACACCATTTTTTTCTCATTCATTACCTTCAGAAATAAGCCTGCAAGTAAATAGCTAATTGGTTCTATCTTTAGGTTCAATGTATTAACAAAAAAGTTCCTTTAATCTTTCATTAATCTTTCGAACCTTTTTCTCATTCATTACTTTCATAAATAAGCCTTACTTCCAATTGGGTGCAACCACCAAGTAATTCCTCCAAATCAGAAATATGTATCGCTCGGCCCCTTTTCTCAGCCACCGAGCCCAAGTAGAGAGACCTGAATGAAAGTTAACATATAAAGCTAATGCTGATATCTCTTAAAATGGAAACAAATCAGCATCACACAAATGATATCTACAACAAAGGAAATATATAACAGGGGAAAATTGTATATTTATAGACACAATGAAAAGATAAATGCAATTGTAATTCATAAGAGATATATACCTTACATCCTTGCAACGTGATCCGATTTCAGAGAGTAGTTTTCCACTAAAATCTGCACAATTGTGGAAGCAAAGTTCCTGTAAAGAAGGTCGAAGTAATAGCTCAATGGATGAATCATTAAGCTGACCACAATCAAGCTTTAAGCTTTGAAGGTGAGAATTTGGTGGCAACAGTGGCTTGATTAGTTCCATAGACGGCGATATATCCTGCCAAATGATAAATGAATATTAGGGTTCAATTTGGAACTCCAGAAGACAGCATCAAGATTCAAAAGTTCAGATTTTCATGTGTTTATGGAGGACCTgggaaatgataaaaattaatacaTCTTTTTTTGCAGTTCGAAACCCAAATAAAAAACTAAACAACTGAGGGCAATTGAAAATTTTTTCTCCTTCACTTTCCGCAGGATCCAATTCCTCCTTTCACCAAGTAAAGAGAAACCAAAAAAGGATGCAAAGAAAGGGCAAATAAAACTTACAAGGATATGAAAATTGGGAAGAAAAGAGAGGATATGAGAAGCACAGGAATTGAAAGCCCTACAGGTGACAGCCAAAGAGCAGATGGAAGAGATATCAAGCTTGGTCATGATGGTAGCCAAAAGGGCTGTCGGCAACTGATCCAGCCTCTCCACTCTCCAACTTCCCATCCCCTATTTCTCTTTTAGTTTACTTTGGTGGTCTGATCCGTTTCTTGAGATTTTTGACTAATAACAACTCGATCTAGGTATTGGAGTATTTGCCCATTTTTTATTATCATTACGAACtcgatttggttatttgattatTTGTCATTATTTTACTAAAAACTCAATCTGGATATTAAAGTAACCGCGATTTTCTTCATTTCGTTGGGGGCAGTAGGAAGATTCAGGGAACAAGGTGAGGTTCTCGAAAACTACGGCGCATGTTAGACGTCGCCTCCCAACAATAAATACATAACGtggtagtttttttttctttctttctttcttttgatcTTAATAACATGGTAGATTGGTGGGGGAAAATTAGGCGAATAACcagattaaaaaaaattaagatttatTAGATAATTTTCTATCAAAAATTAAGGAGATAAATTGATTTTGGACATGACAGTCTGCACGGGAAAATTAGGTGAATATgtagatttaaaaaaaattttaagatttagattttttttttcaaaaattaagaaaatagatCTATTTTGAGACATAAGAAGGGCTGAAAACCAGACCGCCATGTAACTTGTCCCGTCCTAAAGTCGGTTTTTAAAAATAGGAAGACATATATAAATTGTTTGGGACCAATGGCCAGTTGGGATTAATGGTCACATTTTTCCAATCCAAAAGTCGTTTCTTTTTCCTTATATATATACCtcattcattttcttttctttttttccttcgaCCCTGTTCATATATTCTTTCAGTTCTCTCAACTCCTTTATTCTTAATTTTCTatcttaatttcaaaatttctctCAATTTTCTATCCTACTCG
This window of the Gossypium arboreum isolate Shixiya-1 chromosome 12, ASM2569848v2, whole genome shotgun sequence genome carries:
- the LOC108479902 gene encoding F-box/LRR-repeat protein 10; amino-acid sequence: MGSWRVERLDQLPTALLATIMTKLDISSICSLAVTCRAFNSCASHILSFLPNFHILDISPSMELIKPLLPPNSHLQSLKLDCGQLNDSSIELLLRPSLQELCFHNCADFSGKLLSEIGSRCKDVRSLYLGSVAEKRGRAIHISDLEELLGGCTQLEELNLMFDLSLFLRHNFARVWALASKMLTSLEIGYISSVMVTELLSPNVGPHQYPNQIRPSILPAIQKLSLAVDYITDTMVGTISKGLTLLTHLELRDAPLIEPRVTFDLTNSGLQQINQRGRLKHLSLVRSQEFLSTYFKRVNDLGILLMADKCANMESICLGGFCRVTDTGFKTILHSCSSLYKLKVCHGSQLTDLVFHDIAATSLSLTHVSFRWCNLLTNNAIKSLVHNTRLKVLDLRGCKNLGDEALPAIGSLCELKMLQLDNSDISDVGIAYLRHGIISSLVSLSVRGCKKLTDKCISVLFDGSSKLELQELDLSNLPNLSDNGVLALAKSRVPISELRMRQCPLIGDTSIMALASMQADDDRGHGSSLRLLDLYNCGGITQLSFRWLKKPYFPRLRWLGVTGSVNRDIVDALARNRPFLHVACHGEELGTDPWNNIDSSYMHDYEELDELEQWLQEGEWESDDEEMEDAEDDADVVVE